One region of Salinirubrum litoreum genomic DNA includes:
- a CDS encoding Mov34/MPN/PAD-1 family protein — translation MSPTTLLLPTDVRETLVSEASDGSPAEICGVLLGTGRASETVRVIDSRQVPNVADDPRTRYELDPGETAQVFESVERGGESADDTASESRNTTEVVGFYHSHPRGPPGPSATDRAQAQWPGYVYLIVSLASESDATPTTDGAATATEAPADADAEGVGAEGAGAGVATDEDASESSERAGADIGAWRWTGDEFESLAVESSDDEQVTDESDDSRSA, via the coding sequence GTGTCACCGACGACGCTTCTCCTGCCGACCGACGTTCGTGAGACGCTCGTCTCGGAGGCGAGCGACGGGTCGCCGGCGGAGATCTGTGGCGTCTTGCTCGGCACCGGACGAGCGTCCGAGACGGTTCGCGTGATCGACAGCAGGCAGGTGCCGAACGTCGCAGACGACCCGCGGACGCGGTACGAACTCGATCCGGGAGAGACGGCGCAGGTGTTCGAATCGGTCGAGCGTGGGGGTGAGTCGGCCGACGACACGGCGAGTGAGTCGCGGAACACGACCGAAGTCGTCGGCTTCTACCACTCGCACCCGCGAGGCCCGCCGGGACCGAGCGCGACCGACCGGGCACAGGCGCAGTGGCCCGGCTACGTCTACCTGATCGTCTCGCTCGCCAGCGAGTCCGACGCGACACCGACCACAGACGGGGCGGCGACCGCGACCGAGGCGCCGGCGGACGCCGACGCCGAGGGCGTGGGAGCCGAGGGTGCGGGTGCCGGGGTGGCGACTGACGAAGACGCGAGCGAGTCGTCGGAGCGCGCCGGAGCCGACATCGGTGCGTGGCGCTGGACCGGCGACGAGTTCGAATCGCTGGCAGTCGAGAGCAGCGACGACGAACAGGTCACTGACGAGAGCGACGACTCGCGGTCGGCGTGA
- a CDS encoding NUDIX hydrolase yields MSADEADSRATSASSEERTHENARQHVVAVDGDDNEEGTVNRLDAHTGDGIRHRAFTALVFDGEGRILLAQRSPEKRLWDTHWDGTVASHPVQGQTQKEATRQRLEEELGITPDQYDDLRVTDKFEYKRYYPNEGVEWEVCAVLKLTLDDLSMDPVEEEVAGMLWVDYDHLHQHPKWYRQLRLCPWFEIAMRRDFD; encoded by the coding sequence ATGAGCGCAGACGAGGCCGACAGTCGGGCGACTTCGGCCAGTTCGGAGGAGCGGACACACGAGAACGCCCGCCAGCACGTGGTGGCGGTCGACGGCGACGACAACGAGGAGGGGACGGTCAACCGCCTCGACGCCCACACCGGCGACGGCATCCGGCACCGCGCGTTCACCGCACTGGTGTTCGACGGCGAGGGCCGCATCCTGCTCGCACAGCGATCCCCCGAGAAACGGCTCTGGGACACCCACTGGGACGGCACCGTCGCCTCCCACCCGGTGCAGGGCCAGACCCAGAAGGAGGCGACCCGCCAGCGACTGGAGGAGGAACTGGGCATCACGCCCGACCAGTACGACGACCTGCGCGTCACGGACAAGTTCGAGTACAAGCGCTACTACCCGAACGAGGGCGTCGAGTGGGAGGTCTGTGCGGTCCTGAAGCTGACACTGGACGACCTGTCGATGGACCCCGTCGAGGAGGAGGTCGCCGGGATGCTGTGGGTCGACTACGACCACCTCCACCAGCATCCGAAGTGGTACCGCCAACTGCGCCTCTGCCCGTGGTTCGAGATCGCCATGCGCCGCGACTTCGACTGA
- a CDS encoding Lrp/AsnC family transcriptional regulator — MDELDRRILTILRRDARTPYTEIAERVGTSEGTIRNRVERMTEEGVIERFTVATRTGNIKAMIEVSVAVDVNTTGVGERMAEWEEVDFVWQVSGEEDIVLVVDAADTRGVNDLITECREMDEVQSTKTRLILDEKLG, encoded by the coding sequence ATGGACGAACTCGACCGGCGCATCCTGACGATCCTCAGACGGGACGCGCGGACGCCGTACACCGAGATCGCAGAGCGGGTCGGGACGAGCGAGGGGACGATCCGCAATCGGGTGGAACGGATGACCGAGGAGGGCGTCATCGAACGGTTCACGGTCGCGACCCGGACCGGCAACATCAAGGCGATGATCGAGGTGTCGGTGGCGGTCGACGTGAACACGACCGGCGTCGGCGAGCGCATGGCCGAGTGGGAGGAGGTCGACTTCGTCTGGCAGGTGTCCGGCGAGGAGGACATCGTGCTGGTCGTGGACGCGGCCGACACGCGCGGCGTGAACGACCTCATCACCGAGTGTCGGGAGATGGACGAGGTCCAGAGCACGAAGACGCGGCTGATCCTCGACGAGAAACTGGGCTGA
- the carA gene encoding glutamine-hydrolyzing carbamoyl-phosphate synthase small subunit, which yields MSDAYVALEDGRVVEARGRVPGRTRGELVFTTAYTGYEESLTDPSYEEQVLTFSYPLIGNYGVRDERFESDRVHPRAAVAREFTDEVVEWLADEGVPAVDHLDTRDLVTAIREGGAMKCGIAVGEGVTPEDAKAELAECKGMSEHMDIGAQVSVDASETYEPDADAPDVDAEVALIDCGAKGSIRSSLTERGATVHVLPYDTTSETVADLDPDVLFVSNGPGDPANFGAAQALVEEFVGEVPVAGICLGQQVVARALGGTTEKMDFGHRGVNQPVRDLDSGKVVMTTQNHGYTVGDPGPELDVTQVNVNDDTAEGLESDELGVLTRQYHPEANPGPHDSLGFFDDVLELVETDRARKLAASD from the coding sequence ATGTCGGACGCCTACGTCGCACTGGAAGACGGGCGCGTCGTCGAGGCGCGTGGCCGTGTTCCGGGCCGTACACGTGGTGAACTGGTGTTCACGACCGCATACACAGGGTACGAAGAGAGCCTGACGGACCCCTCCTACGAGGAGCAGGTCCTCACCTTCTCGTACCCCCTCATCGGCAACTACGGCGTCCGAGACGAGCGATTCGAGTCGGATCGCGTCCACCCGCGTGCGGCCGTCGCCCGCGAGTTCACCGACGAGGTCGTCGAGTGGCTGGCAGACGAGGGCGTCCCGGCCGTGGACCACCTCGACACGCGCGACCTCGTGACCGCCATCCGCGAGGGCGGCGCGATGAAGTGCGGCATCGCGGTCGGCGAGGGCGTGACACCGGAGGACGCGAAGGCCGAACTCGCCGAGTGTAAGGGGATGTCCGAACACATGGACATCGGCGCGCAGGTCAGCGTCGACGCGAGCGAGACCTACGAACCGGACGCGGACGCGCCCGACGTGGACGCCGAGGTCGCACTGATCGACTGCGGCGCGAAGGGCTCGATTCGCTCCTCACTGACCGAGCGCGGCGCGACGGTCCACGTCCTGCCGTACGACACGACGTCCGAGACGGTCGCCGACCTCGACCCGGACGTGCTGTTCGTCTCGAACGGGCCGGGCGACCCGGCGAACTTCGGGGCTGCACAGGCGCTCGTCGAGGAGTTCGTCGGCGAGGTGCCGGTCGCCGGCATCTGTCTCGGCCAGCAGGTCGTCGCCCGCGCGCTCGGCGGCACGACCGAGAAGATGGACTTCGGCCACCGCGGCGTCAACCAGCCGGTCCGCGACCTCGACTCCGGCAAGGTCGTGATGACGACCCAGAACCACGGCTACACGGTCGGCGACCCCGGCCCGGAACTCGACGTGACGCAGGTGAACGTCAACGACGACACCGCCGAGGGACTGGAGTCGGACGAACTCGGCGTCCTCACGCGCCAGTACCACCCCGAGGCGAACCCCGGTCCGCACGACTCGCTGGGCTTCTTCGACGACGTGCTCGAACTGGTCGAGACCGACCGCGCCCGGAAGCTGGCGGCCTCGGACTGA
- a CDS encoding cupin domain-containing protein codes for MGHVNESAVEATTVEHAEDVQFRRKKLGEAAGGERLGASLYELPPGKKAWPYHWHTANEEALYVLAGEGSLRHDDETVPLEPGDYVAFPTGPESAHRVVNDAEDTLRYLVVSEMREPDVLGYPDSEKVGVYAGTPPGGDESERVLSGFFREDDAVDVWEGE; via the coding sequence ATGGGACACGTCAACGAGTCCGCAGTCGAGGCGACCACGGTCGAACACGCCGAGGACGTGCAGTTCCGTCGCAAGAAACTCGGTGAGGCAGCCGGCGGCGAGCGACTCGGCGCGAGTCTGTACGAACTCCCGCCCGGCAAGAAGGCGTGGCCGTACCACTGGCACACCGCCAACGAGGAGGCGCTGTACGTGCTCGCCGGCGAGGGGAGTCTGCGCCACGACGACGAGACGGTCCCGCTCGAACCCGGCGACTACGTGGCGTTCCCGACCGGTCCAGAGAGTGCTCACCGCGTCGTCAACGACGCCGAGGACACGCTCCGGTATCTCGTCGTCTCCGAGATGCGGGAACCGGACGTGCTGGGCTACCCCGACTCCGAGAAGGTCGGTGTCTACGCCGGCACGCCGCCGGGCGGCGACGAGTCCGAGCGCGTGCTGTCGGGGTTCTTCCGCGAGGACGACGCGGTCGACGTCTGGGAGGGTGAGTGA
- a CDS encoding 4Fe-4S dicluster domain-containing protein, whose translation MGIDPNFDRNREQVGEENGVAVWGPVDPPEKLGIHGSHVAVDYDICVADGACLEDCPVDVFTWVETPDHPASERKVEPTREDQCIDCMLCVDICPVDAIDVDASRS comes from the coding sequence ATGGGAATCGACCCGAACTTCGACCGGAACCGCGAGCAGGTGGGCGAGGAGAACGGCGTGGCCGTCTGGGGGCCGGTCGACCCCCCCGAGAAACTGGGTATCCACGGGAGCCACGTCGCGGTGGACTACGACATCTGCGTCGCGGACGGCGCGTGTCTCGAGGACTGCCCGGTCGACGTGTTCACCTGGGTCGAGACGCCCGACCACCCCGCCTCCGAGCGGAAGGTCGAACCGACCCGCGAGGACCAGTGTATCGACTGCATGCTCTGTGTCGACATCTGCCCGGTCGACGCCATCGACGTGGACGCCTCACGGTCGTAG
- a CDS encoding inorganic phosphate transporter — protein sequence MVAVGTLATLVVAGLASLFMAWAIGAGSSGSTPFAPAVGANAISVMRAGLIVGLLGFFGAVLQGANVTEAVGSELVVGAPLTATAAIVGLITAAALVAVGVFAGYPIATAFTVTGAVVGVGLALGRGPAWAKYQQIATLWVLVPFVGGGIAYATARFLRNESIPETLAVPGLAGLVGVIVANVDFSVLGPAGEAGSIAGTVAASLPPVGVAGLPVGRLLVSLAVALLVAGLLRYDMARDREAGQRHFLLALGGLVAFSAGGSQVGLAIGPLLPLLGDVSVPLWAVLVGGGAGLLVGSWTGAPRMIKALAQDYSSLGPRRSIAALIPSFAIAQTAVFFGIPVSFNEIIVSAIVGSGYAAGGSGVSAEKMVKTVLAWIGSLVLAFAGGYGVFTAVSAVL from the coding sequence ATGGTCGCAGTCGGGACGCTGGCGACGCTGGTGGTCGCGGGACTCGCGAGTCTGTTCATGGCGTGGGCGATCGGTGCCGGATCCTCGGGGTCGACGCCCTTCGCGCCCGCCGTCGGCGCGAACGCTATCTCGGTCATGCGGGCCGGATTGATCGTCGGCCTACTGGGTTTCTTCGGGGCGGTGTTACAGGGTGCGAACGTCACCGAGGCGGTCGGCTCCGAACTGGTGGTCGGTGCCCCGCTGACGGCGACGGCTGCCATCGTGGGGCTCATCACGGCCGCCGCACTCGTCGCGGTCGGCGTCTTCGCCGGCTACCCCATCGCCACCGCCTTCACCGTCACCGGGGCGGTCGTCGGCGTCGGCCTCGCGCTGGGTCGCGGCCCGGCGTGGGCGAAGTACCAGCAGATCGCCACGCTGTGGGTGCTGGTCCCGTTCGTCGGCGGCGGCATCGCCTACGCCACCGCCCGCTTCCTCCGGAACGAGTCGATCCCCGAGACACTCGCGGTGCCCGGCCTCGCGGGACTCGTGGGCGTGATCGTCGCCAACGTCGACTTCTCGGTGCTCGGCCCGGCCGGTGAAGCCGGATCGATCGCCGGCACGGTCGCCGCGTCGCTCCCCCCGGTCGGCGTCGCGGGCCTCCCCGTCGGCCGTCTGCTCGTCTCGCTCGCGGTCGCACTGCTGGTCGCCGGACTCCTCCGCTACGACATGGCCCGCGACCGGGAGGCGGGTCAGCGACACTTCCTGCTCGCACTCGGCGGACTGGTGGCGTTCTCGGCCGGCGGGAGTCAGGTGGGACTCGCGATCGGACCACTGCTCCCACTGCTCGGCGACGTGTCGGTCCCGCTGTGGGCCGTGCTGGTCGGCGGCGGCGCGGGCCTGCTCGTCGGGTCGTGGACCGGCGCACCCCGGATGATCAAGGCGCTCGCACAGGACTACTCGTCGCTCGGGCCTCGGCGCTCTATCGCGGCGCTGATCCCCTCGTTCGCCATCGCACAGACCGCCGTCTTCTTCGGGATCCCCGTCTCGTTCAACGAGATCATCGTCTCGGCCATCGTCGGCTCCGGCTACGCGGCCGGCGGCAGCGGCGTCAGCGCCGAGAAGATGGTGAAGACGGTACTGGCGTGGATCGGGTCGCTCGTGCTGGCGTTCGCCGGCGGCTACGGCGTCTTCACTGCGGTCTCGGCGGTGCTGTAG
- a CDS encoding hemolysin family protein: MGLSSVYTAVWPTASLLQVGGVAQSLPINDTTIGILGAVAIVILLGLSAFFSSSEIAMFSLAKHRIDSMIEEGIPGAEGVQELKEDPHRLLVTILVGNNIVNIAMSSIATGVLAVLDVGPGQSVLIATFGITTLVLLFGESAPKSYAVENTESWAVTIARPLKFSEKVLFPLIVVFDYLTRIINRVTGGRSAIETSYVTRDEIQTMIQTGEREGVIEEEEREMLQRIFRFNSTIAKEVMTPRLDVTAVPKDATIDEAIETCVQSDHERVPVYDGNLDNIIGIVNIRDMVRAKYYGEGSADLTDLVQPTLHVPESKNVDELLTEIQDNRMQMVVVIDEFGTTEGLITMEDMVEEIVGDILEGDEEEPFEFLDDRTALVRGEVNIDEVNEELEIDLPEGEEFETLAGFIFNRAGRLVEEGEEIEFDGIDIRIEQVDNTRIMKARITLPEPSEETEESDDDEQTPDEAEAEVDD; this comes from the coding sequence ATGGGTTTGTCGTCGGTATACACGGCTGTCTGGCCGACAGCCTCGCTCCTGCAAGTCGGTGGAGTAGCACAGTCGCTCCCGATCAACGACACGACCATCGGCATCCTCGGTGCGGTCGCTATCGTGATCCTCCTCGGGCTGTCGGCGTTCTTCTCCTCCTCGGAGATCGCCATGTTCTCGCTGGCGAAACACCGGATCGACTCGATGATCGAGGAGGGCATCCCGGGTGCAGAAGGGGTCCAGGAACTGAAGGAAGACCCCCACCGCCTGCTGGTGACGATCCTCGTCGGCAACAACATCGTCAACATCGCCATGTCCTCGATCGCGACCGGGGTCCTCGCCGTGCTGGACGTGGGACCGGGTCAGTCGGTGCTGATCGCCACCTTCGGGATCACCACGCTCGTTCTCCTCTTCGGCGAGTCCGCCCCGAAGTCGTACGCCGTCGAGAACACCGAGTCGTGGGCCGTCACCATCGCCAGGCCCCTGAAGTTCTCCGAGAAGGTCCTGTTCCCGCTGATCGTCGTCTTCGACTACCTGACGCGGATCATCAACCGCGTCACCGGTGGTCGGTCGGCGATCGAGACCTCCTACGTCACCCGCGACGAGATCCAGACGATGATCCAGACCGGCGAGCGCGAGGGCGTCATCGAGGAGGAGGAACGCGAGATGCTCCAGCGCATCTTCCGGTTCAACTCCACCATCGCCAAGGAGGTGATGACCCCCCGTCTCGACGTGACCGCCGTCCCGAAAGACGCGACCATCGACGAGGCCATCGAGACCTGCGTCCAGTCGGACCACGAGCGAGTGCCGGTCTACGACGGGAACCTCGACAACATCATCGGGATCGTCAACATCCGCGACATGGTCCGCGCGAAGTACTACGGCGAGGGGAGCGCGGACCTCACCGACCTCGTCCAGCCGACGCTCCACGTGCCGGAGTCGAAGAACGTCGACGAACTGCTGACCGAGATCCAGGACAACCGGATGCAGATGGTCGTCGTCATCGACGAGTTCGGCACCACGGAGGGGCTGATCACGATGGAGGACATGGTCGAGGAGATCGTCGGCGACATCCTCGAGGGCGACGAGGAGGAACCGTTCGAGTTCCTCGACGACCGGACGGCGCTGGTGCGCGGCGAGGTCAACATCGACGAGGTGAACGAGGAGTTGGAGATCGACCTGCCCGAAGGCGAGGAGTTCGAGACGCTGGCCGGCTTCATCTTCAACCGCGCCGGCCGCCTCGTGGAGGAGGGCGAGGAGATCGAGTTCGACGGGATCGACATCCGGATCGAACAGGTGGACAACACCCGGATCATGAAAGCCCGGATCACGCTCCCCGAACCGAGCGAGGAGACCGAGGAGTCGGACGACGACGAGCAGACCCCCGACGAGGCGGAAGCGGAAGTCGACGACTGA
- a CDS encoding glutathione S-transferase N-terminal domain-containing protein, which yields MSTAEPAITLYRLQACPYCERVVRKLADLDLDYESRFVEPLHSERNVVARLTNKRTVPAIVDEQTGVTMSESANIVEYLEQTYGDGSAAADGTSAAAGGDD from the coding sequence ATGTCCACCGCAGAGCCAGCGATCACGCTGTACCGGCTACAGGCGTGTCCCTACTGTGAACGGGTCGTCCGGAAACTGGCGGACCTGGACCTCGACTACGAGTCGCGGTTCGTCGAGCCACTCCACTCCGAACGAAACGTCGTCGCCCGCCTGACGAACAAGCGGACGGTCCCGGCCATCGTCGACGAGCAGACCGGCGTCACGATGTCCGAGAGTGCGAACATCGTCGAGTATCTGGAACAGACGTACGGTGACGGGTCGGCTGCTGCCGACGGAACGAGTGCCGCCGCAGGAGGCGACGACTGA
- a CDS encoding redoxin domain-containing protein: protein MVDFDVVDLGETDHVETGEQAPDFTRPLVNAEYWADASLSDLTDESPVLLVFHSMDGAFPATYTWKELTSRAFDETYDVQVVGISISTPYEHKDLIAEREMDYPLFSDPANGVAAEYGVVHDLDGMAGVTEPRPAVFLVDTDGTVRYDWVAEEWPEFPDYDEIESALADL from the coding sequence ATGGTCGACTTCGACGTCGTCGACCTCGGCGAGACGGACCACGTCGAGACGGGCGAGCAGGCCCCGGACTTCACCCGGCCGCTGGTGAACGCCGAGTACTGGGCCGACGCCTCGCTGTCCGACCTCACCGACGAGTCGCCGGTCCTGCTCGTCTTCCACTCGATGGACGGCGCGTTCCCGGCGACGTACACGTGGAAGGAACTGACGAGTCGCGCGTTCGACGAGACCTACGACGTGCAGGTCGTCGGCATCTCGATCTCGACGCCGTACGAACACAAAGACCTCATCGCCGAGCGTGAGATGGACTACCCCCTCTTTTCAGACCCGGCGAACGGCGTGGCCGCGGAGTACGGCGTCGTCCACGACTTAGACGGGATGGCCGGCGTCACCGAGCCCCGGCCGGCGGTGTTCCTCGTCGACACCGACGGGACCGTCAGGTACGACTGGGTCGCCGAGGAGTGGCCCGAGTTCCCCGACTACGACGAGATCGAGTCGGCGCTGGCCGACCTGTAG
- a CDS encoding L-threonylcarbamoyladenylate synthase translates to MDETSTDDDLLTRAGEAIRDGETVVYPTETVYGLGADALSAEAVERVFEIKGRSRDKPLSLGVPSVDAALTHTRPTERAEAFMREFLPGPVTVVVERGQSVPDALVAGRDRVGIRVPDHDLALAFYREAAPAPVTATSANVSGRPSVRRVSELDESVREAVAVVLDDGETPGTESTVVDPEEGVIHRRGARADEIDAWLAGH, encoded by the coding sequence ATGGACGAGACGAGCACGGACGACGACCTGCTCACGCGCGCGGGCGAGGCGATCCGGGACGGCGAGACGGTCGTCTACCCGACCGAGACGGTGTACGGCCTCGGTGCGGACGCCCTCTCCGCCGAGGCTGTCGAACGGGTCTTCGAGATCAAGGGTCGATCGCGCGACAAACCGCTCTCGCTCGGTGTGCCGAGCGTCGACGCCGCGCTGACGCACACCCGACCGACCGAACGCGCCGAGGCGTTCATGCGCGAGTTCCTCCCCGGGCCCGTGACGGTCGTCGTCGAACGGGGGCAAAGCGTGCCGGACGCCCTCGTCGCCGGCCGTGACCGCGTCGGGATCCGCGTCCCGGACCACGACCTCGCGCTGGCGTTCTACCGCGAAGCCGCCCCCGCACCCGTCACCGCCACGAGCGCGAACGTCAGTGGTCGCCCGAGCGTCCGCCGGGTGTCGGAGTTGGACGAGTCGGTCCGAGAGGCGGTGGCGGTCGTCCTCGACGACGGCGAGACGCCCGGTACCGAGAGTACGGTCGTCGACCCCGAGGAGGGCGTGATCCACCGACGCGGCGCGCGGGCGGACGAGATAGACGCGTGGCTGGCCGGCCACTGA
- a CDS encoding CRISPR-associated protein Cas4, which translates to MLALSDLATAAYCPRQLYYQRRDDDREPPDEARDRQALAFRYEELRQADDATLRAAPIDVFPEEYRARLDRLAARDDWAALADPTDTRVYLRGRDCHGIAYKLLAGRGRESDDEPTPPVPTLVSPGEPPENGVWTRQTVRAVGLAKALAWEEKREIPRALVEYPAHGVVREVRLTTRKKAAYREALRSARSIDGPPPRLRDTSKCDACDYREQCGVKTRSLRSLLGL; encoded by the coding sequence GTGCTGGCGCTCAGCGACCTCGCGACCGCCGCCTACTGCCCGCGACAACTGTACTACCAGCGCCGCGACGACGACCGCGAGCCACCAGACGAGGCACGCGACCGACAGGCCCTCGCCTTCCGGTACGAGGAACTACGTCAGGCCGACGACGCGACGCTTCGAGCGGCACCGATCGACGTCTTCCCCGAGGAGTACCGCGCCCGACTCGACCGCCTCGCGGCCCGCGACGACTGGGCGGCACTCGCCGACCCGACGGACACGCGAGTCTACCTGCGGGGCCGGGACTGCCACGGGATCGCGTACAAACTGCTTGCGGGTCGCGGTCGCGAGTCCGACGACGAACCCACGCCGCCGGTTCCGACCCTCGTCTCACCCGGCGAACCACCGGAAAACGGCGTCTGGACCCGCCAGACCGTCAGAGCAGTGGGTCTGGCGAAGGCGCTCGCGTGGGAGGAGAAACGCGAGATTCCACGCGCACTGGTCGAGTATCCGGCCCACGGGGTCGTCCGGGAGGTCCGACTGACGACCCGGAAGAAGGCGGCCTATCGTGAGGCGCTCCGGAGTGCCCGATCCATCGACGGGCCGCCGCCGCGACTCCGAGACACCAGCAAGTGCGACGCCTGCGACTACCGGGAGCAGTGCGGCGTGAAGACGCGGTCGCTCCGGTCGCTGTTGGGACTGTGA
- a CDS encoding P-II family nitrogen regulator codes for MSDADSEIKMIVAVVRPDKLGDVKQGLAEVGAPSLTVTNVSGRGSQPAKKGQWRGEEYVVDLHQKVKIECVVADIPAADVVDAIREAANTGEPGDGKIFVIDVEDAIQVRTGERGPDAV; via the coding sequence ATGAGCGACGCAGACAGCGAGATCAAGATGATCGTGGCCGTCGTCCGGCCGGACAAACTGGGCGACGTGAAGCAGGGGCTCGCGGAGGTCGGTGCCCCGTCGCTGACCGTGACGAACGTCTCTGGTCGCGGCTCACAGCCCGCGAAGAAGGGTCAGTGGCGCGGCGAGGAGTACGTCGTCGACCTCCACCAGAAGGTCAAGATCGAGTGTGTCGTCGCGGACATCCCCGCCGCCGACGTGGTCGACGCCATCCGCGAGGCGGCGAACACCGGCGAACCCGGTGACGGCAAGATCTTCGTGATCGACGTCGAGGACGCGATCCAGGTCCGCACCGGCGAACGCGGTCCGGACGCGGTCTGA